One region of Primulina tabacum isolate GXHZ01 chromosome 17, ASM2559414v2, whole genome shotgun sequence genomic DNA includes:
- the LOC142530922 gene encoding uncharacterized protein LOC142530922 isoform X2, whose translation MLGFLYVRQFSTCFCDMGLKFHSFLNLKCWLFLALCLGVCCCGGPEVSVKFLKTPSPFSNSNSATFGFQVLVSDTGSFCSDCSTICKLDHGIFSACNSEKESYTGLQDGLHSFEVCTSGYLHGAACASYYWTIDTLNPTAYITAATSFTSTSEVPINISFSEPCGGQGGFRCSSVNACNLLVYGPGQVVPNTLRILQPNLKYSVTVTLAERVRFGRLILVMDKDFCTDSAGNKFTRADNSSLLIHFDRRSVYVNMRTRIPERLLQIDEGTRAVMATNKIKNLKVYLYFMEPVMNSSAEILNTISTSQGLLVPITGKNFGKRRFGYQLTDIPEIAIITVSLYSNLVISRQGTPVAPVSPITFLYDSQRPTVRLNTKCSARTKERSIPILIEFSKPVFDFNSSHISISGGHLQSFEAMSRSIYIAHIQADTDVISVTILQNITTDVSGNKNTASNILQVRRYSVPLMSLVVSTFVNIAFAVTCLVAVILTVSTSSLLSIGAFSRPSSSLSSYPTRNIFRVAYHIQVFALSRWLAATLPVEYYEMSRALQWSIPYYNFPWERGDVQPVMVGSSSPMDRSTHGSVIHDSIIVENVQPVAGNPDSAAKSMGIMPGVDSLLDPQNADGWKDFSRSMFWLAVIGGGLILLHALLLLVLKFKRKDVQKWSYGALVFPRFEIFLLMLSLPGFSGSSAAIIKGGTTSGIIVGVLILGLVAFLLLSLLLFLSIGIISGKLLQYKEVQQEDRKFHWYQELIRLALGPGKRGRWTWKNQPRSIYLIILGPLFEDLSGPPKYMVSQIEGGGSRKQGDIIIASDDETDDAGGSFIQKVLGILRIYYTLLECLKRMVLGIMAGAYSKGRCSRTPSITLLSITSFQLFFMILKKPFIKKRVQFVEIVSVCSEVAIFAFCLVLLDHDYSPKDEKNLGISMLSVFLLAFVVQMINEWFALYKQIKHFDPTTNSFFQGLTTSLIGLLLLLFPHGFVKNLDSRFPIYNLGETGDTTSSGGIRGSSGSRSSSDKSLMRRIRELTRSSFNREGNKATPNDPSTSKTRLSELWRSSSSAASTSADFRSKSKGLFKELEDIFASDDQNVASQFRKS comes from the exons ATGCTTGGGTTTTTGTACGTCAGACAGTTTTCAACTTGTTTCTGTGACATGGGTTTGAAATTTCATTCATTCTTGAATCTCAAATGTTGGCTTTTTCTTGCTTTGTGTTTGGGAGTTTGTTGTTGTGGCGGACCCGAGGTTTCTGTGAAGTTTTTGAAGACCCCTTCTCCATTTTCAAACAGTAACTCCGCTACTTTTGGTTTTCAAGTTCTTGTGAGTGACACTGGTAGCTTCTGCTCCGATTGTTCCACAATTTGCAAG CTGGATCATGGTATTTTCTCGGCTTGTAATAGCGAAAAGGAGTCCTATACAGGGCTGCAGGATGGGCTTCATTCATTTGAGGTGTGCACCAGTGGTTATCTTCACGGAGCCGCCTGCGCTAGCTATTACTGGACTATTG ATACACTGAATCCTACGGCATATATTACCGCTGCAACATCCTTCACGAGTACTTCTGAGGTTcccataaacatatctttcaGTGAGCCATGTGGTGGCCAAGGTGGTTTCAGATGTTCTTCTGTAAATGCCTGCAAC CTTCTTGTGTATGGACCTGGTCAGGTTGTGCCAAACACACTTAGGATTTTACAGCCGAACCTGAAATATTCGGTTACTGTAACTCTAGCTGAAAGGGTTCGGTTTGGGCGCCTGATCTTAGTTATGGATAAAGATTTCTGTACAGACTCTGCAGGAAACAAATTTACAAGGGCAGATAATTCAAGTTTGCTCATACATTTTG ATAGAAGGAGTGTGTATGTAAATATGAGGACTCGTATACCGGAAAGACTGCTTCAGATTGACGAAGGAACTAGAGCAGTGATGGCAACTAACAAGATTAAGAACTTAAAGGTGTATCTGTACTTTATGGAACCTGTCATGAACTCGTCAGCTGAAATCTTGAACACCATCAGCACCAGTCAAGGGTTACTTGTTCCTATTACTGGGAAAAACTTCGGAAAACGGAGATTTGGTTATCAG CTGACAGATATACCAGAGATTGCCATTATCACGGTGAGCTTGTATTCAAACTTGGTGATAAGCAGACAGGGAACCCCCGTTGCTCCTGTATCTCCAATCACCTTCCTCTATG ATTCTCAAAGGCCTACTGTGAGGTTGAACACAAAGTGTTCTGCCCGGACGAAGGAAAGGAGCATTCCTATACTGATTGAGTTCTCAAAGCCTGTGTTTGACTTCAATTCTTCTCATATATCCATCTCTGGGGGGCATTTGCAAAG CTTCGAAGCGATGAGTAGAAGCATCTACATTGCGCATATACAAGCAGATACTGATGTTATATCAGTCACcatccttcaaaatataacGACTGACGTCTCAGGAAATAAAAATACAGCTTCTAATATACTACAAGTGAGGCGAT ATTCTGTACCTCTTATGTCTTTGGTGGTTTCCACCTTTGTGAATATCGCATTCGCAGTGACATGTTTAGTTGCTGTGATTCTCACTGTTTCAACTTCCAGTCTGCTATCCATAGGGGCATTCTCTAGACCAAGTTCTTCCTTATCCTCTTACCCCACTAGAAATATTTTT AGAGTTGCTTACCACATTCAAGTATTTGCGCTATCCAGATGGTTGGCGGCTACATTGCCAGTCGAATATTATGAAATGTCAAGAGCTTTGCAATGGAGTATACCTTACTACAATTTCCCATGGGAAAGGGGAGATGTTCAACCAGTCATGGTGGGGTCAAGTTCTCCCATGGATCGATCAACACATGGTTCTGTAATTCATGATTCGATAATCGTCGAGAATGTTCAACCAGTAGCAGGAAATCCAGATTCAGCTGCAAAG AGCATGGGTATCATGCCAGGAGTTGATTCCCTTTTAGATCCACAAAACGCGGATGG GTGGAAGGATTTCAGCAGAAGCATGTTTTGGCTAGCGGTAATTGGCGGCGGCTTGATACTGTTGCACGCCTTACTGCTCCTTGTTCTCAAATTTAAAAGGAAGGACGTGCAAAAATGGAGCTATGGAGcattggtttttccaagattcGAAATTTTTCTTCTCATGCTCTCACTACCAGGCTTTTCTGGATCCTCGGCAGCTATAATTAAAG GTGGAACAACCTCTGGTATAATTGTCGGCGTTCTGATATTGGGTTTAGTAGCTTTTCTGCTGTTATCTTTGCTCTTGTTCCTCTCCATTGGAATTATATCTGGAAAGCTGCTTCAATACAAAGAAGTACAACAAGAGGACCGGAAATTTCACTGGTATCAAGAGCTTATTCGACTAGCGCTAGGTCCAGGTAAAAGAGGCCGGTGGACATGGAAGAATCAACCCCGTTCAATTTATCTCATCATTCTAGGACCGTTATTCGAGGATCTGAGTGGCCCTCCCAAGTACATGGTCTCACAGATTGAGGGAGGTGGTTCAAGAAAACAAGGTGATATAATCATTGCCTCGGATGACGAAACAGACGATGCAGGAGGATCCTTCATTCAGAAAGTTCTAGGAATATTAAGAATATACTATACACTGCTTGAATGTCTGAAGCGCATGGTTCTTGGAATCATGGCTGGTGCATACTCAAAAGGCCGGTGTTCAAGAACCCCCTCAATCACCTTACTCAGCATAACATCGTTTCAACTCTTTTTCATGATTCTCAAGAAGCCATTCATAAAGAAAAGGGTTCAGTTTGTGGAGATTGTATCAGTGTGCAGTGAAGTTGCTATTTTCGCTTTCTGCTTGGTTCTCTTGGATCATGACTATTCACCCAAAGACGAGAAAAACCTCGGGATCTCAATGCTCTCAGTATTCTTACTAGCTTTTGTAGTTCAAATGATCAACGAGTGGTTTGCCCTGTACAAACAGATAAAGCATTTCGATCCCACGACGAACTCTTTCTTCCAAGGTTTAACTACCTCTTTGATTGGTTTACTCTTACTTTTATTCCCTCATGGTTTTGTCAAGAATCTTGACAGTCGATTCCCTATATATAACCTCGGTGAAACGGGAGATACTACGTCCTCAGGCGGCATACGAGGGAGCTCCGGCAGCAGGAGCTCAAGCGATAAGTCACTGATGAGGCGTATAAGAGAATTGACACGGTCTAGCTTTAATAGAGAAGGAAACAAGGCTACTCCAAACGACCCCTCAACAAGTAAGACTAGATTGAGTGAATTGTGGAGAAGTAGCTCATCTGCTGCGTCTACATCTGCAGATTTCAGGTCAAAATCAAAGGGATTGTTCAAAGAGTTGGAAGACATTTTTGCATCAGATGATCAAAATGTGGCATCTCAATTCAGGAAATCTTAA
- the LOC142530922 gene encoding uncharacterized protein LOC142530922 isoform X1 has protein sequence MLGFLYVRQFSTCFCDMGLKFHSFLNLKCWLFLALCLGVCCCGGPEVSVKFLKTPSPFSNSNSATFGFQVLVSDTGSFCSDCSTICKLDHGIFSACNSEKESYTGLQDGLHSFEVCTSGYLHGAACASYYWTIDTLNPTAYITAATSFTSTSEVPINISFSEPCGGQGGFRCSSVNACNLLVYGPGQVVPNTLRILQPNLKYSVTVTLAERVRFGRLILVMDKDFCTDSAGNKFTRADNSSLLIHFDRRSVYVNMRTRIPERLLQIDEGTRAVMATNKIKNLKVYLYFMEPVMNSSAEILNTISTSQGLLVPITGKNFGKRRFGYQLTDIPEIAIITVSLYSNLVISRQGTPVAPVSPITFLYDSQRPTVRLNTKCSARTKERSIPILIEFSKPVFDFNSSHISISGGHLQSFEAMSRSIYIAHIQADTDVISVTILQNITTDVSGNKNTASNILQVRRYSVPLMSLVVSTFVNIAFAVTCLVAVILTVSTSSLLSIGAFSRPSSSLSSYPTRNIFRVAYHIQVFALSRWLAATLPVEYYEMSRALQWSIPYYNFPWERGDVQPVMVGSSSPMDRSTHGSVIHDSIIVENVQPVAGNPDSAAKVYGLPLTPLEYSAYFESMGIMPGVDSLLDPQNADGWKDFSRSMFWLAVIGGGLILLHALLLLVLKFKRKDVQKWSYGALVFPRFEIFLLMLSLPGFSGSSAAIIKGGTTSGIIVGVLILGLVAFLLLSLLLFLSIGIISGKLLQYKEVQQEDRKFHWYQELIRLALGPGKRGRWTWKNQPRSIYLIILGPLFEDLSGPPKYMVSQIEGGGSRKQGDIIIASDDETDDAGGSFIQKVLGILRIYYTLLECLKRMVLGIMAGAYSKGRCSRTPSITLLSITSFQLFFMILKKPFIKKRVQFVEIVSVCSEVAIFAFCLVLLDHDYSPKDEKNLGISMLSVFLLAFVVQMINEWFALYKQIKHFDPTTNSFFQGLTTSLIGLLLLLFPHGFVKNLDSRFPIYNLGETGDTTSSGGIRGSSGSRSSSDKSLMRRIRELTRSSFNREGNKATPNDPSTSKTRLSELWRSSSSAASTSADFRSKSKGLFKELEDIFASDDQNVASQFRKS, from the exons ATGCTTGGGTTTTTGTACGTCAGACAGTTTTCAACTTGTTTCTGTGACATGGGTTTGAAATTTCATTCATTCTTGAATCTCAAATGTTGGCTTTTTCTTGCTTTGTGTTTGGGAGTTTGTTGTTGTGGCGGACCCGAGGTTTCTGTGAAGTTTTTGAAGACCCCTTCTCCATTTTCAAACAGTAACTCCGCTACTTTTGGTTTTCAAGTTCTTGTGAGTGACACTGGTAGCTTCTGCTCCGATTGTTCCACAATTTGCAAG CTGGATCATGGTATTTTCTCGGCTTGTAATAGCGAAAAGGAGTCCTATACAGGGCTGCAGGATGGGCTTCATTCATTTGAGGTGTGCACCAGTGGTTATCTTCACGGAGCCGCCTGCGCTAGCTATTACTGGACTATTG ATACACTGAATCCTACGGCATATATTACCGCTGCAACATCCTTCACGAGTACTTCTGAGGTTcccataaacatatctttcaGTGAGCCATGTGGTGGCCAAGGTGGTTTCAGATGTTCTTCTGTAAATGCCTGCAAC CTTCTTGTGTATGGACCTGGTCAGGTTGTGCCAAACACACTTAGGATTTTACAGCCGAACCTGAAATATTCGGTTACTGTAACTCTAGCTGAAAGGGTTCGGTTTGGGCGCCTGATCTTAGTTATGGATAAAGATTTCTGTACAGACTCTGCAGGAAACAAATTTACAAGGGCAGATAATTCAAGTTTGCTCATACATTTTG ATAGAAGGAGTGTGTATGTAAATATGAGGACTCGTATACCGGAAAGACTGCTTCAGATTGACGAAGGAACTAGAGCAGTGATGGCAACTAACAAGATTAAGAACTTAAAGGTGTATCTGTACTTTATGGAACCTGTCATGAACTCGTCAGCTGAAATCTTGAACACCATCAGCACCAGTCAAGGGTTACTTGTTCCTATTACTGGGAAAAACTTCGGAAAACGGAGATTTGGTTATCAG CTGACAGATATACCAGAGATTGCCATTATCACGGTGAGCTTGTATTCAAACTTGGTGATAAGCAGACAGGGAACCCCCGTTGCTCCTGTATCTCCAATCACCTTCCTCTATG ATTCTCAAAGGCCTACTGTGAGGTTGAACACAAAGTGTTCTGCCCGGACGAAGGAAAGGAGCATTCCTATACTGATTGAGTTCTCAAAGCCTGTGTTTGACTTCAATTCTTCTCATATATCCATCTCTGGGGGGCATTTGCAAAG CTTCGAAGCGATGAGTAGAAGCATCTACATTGCGCATATACAAGCAGATACTGATGTTATATCAGTCACcatccttcaaaatataacGACTGACGTCTCAGGAAATAAAAATACAGCTTCTAATATACTACAAGTGAGGCGAT ATTCTGTACCTCTTATGTCTTTGGTGGTTTCCACCTTTGTGAATATCGCATTCGCAGTGACATGTTTAGTTGCTGTGATTCTCACTGTTTCAACTTCCAGTCTGCTATCCATAGGGGCATTCTCTAGACCAAGTTCTTCCTTATCCTCTTACCCCACTAGAAATATTTTT AGAGTTGCTTACCACATTCAAGTATTTGCGCTATCCAGATGGTTGGCGGCTACATTGCCAGTCGAATATTATGAAATGTCAAGAGCTTTGCAATGGAGTATACCTTACTACAATTTCCCATGGGAAAGGGGAGATGTTCAACCAGTCATGGTGGGGTCAAGTTCTCCCATGGATCGATCAACACATGGTTCTGTAATTCATGATTCGATAATCGTCGAGAATGTTCAACCAGTAGCAGGAAATCCAGATTCAGCTGCAAAGGTTTATGGCTTGCCACTGACTCCTCTAGAGTACAGTGCATATTTTGAG AGCATGGGTATCATGCCAGGAGTTGATTCCCTTTTAGATCCACAAAACGCGGATGG GTGGAAGGATTTCAGCAGAAGCATGTTTTGGCTAGCGGTAATTGGCGGCGGCTTGATACTGTTGCACGCCTTACTGCTCCTTGTTCTCAAATTTAAAAGGAAGGACGTGCAAAAATGGAGCTATGGAGcattggtttttccaagattcGAAATTTTTCTTCTCATGCTCTCACTACCAGGCTTTTCTGGATCCTCGGCAGCTATAATTAAAG GTGGAACAACCTCTGGTATAATTGTCGGCGTTCTGATATTGGGTTTAGTAGCTTTTCTGCTGTTATCTTTGCTCTTGTTCCTCTCCATTGGAATTATATCTGGAAAGCTGCTTCAATACAAAGAAGTACAACAAGAGGACCGGAAATTTCACTGGTATCAAGAGCTTATTCGACTAGCGCTAGGTCCAGGTAAAAGAGGCCGGTGGACATGGAAGAATCAACCCCGTTCAATTTATCTCATCATTCTAGGACCGTTATTCGAGGATCTGAGTGGCCCTCCCAAGTACATGGTCTCACAGATTGAGGGAGGTGGTTCAAGAAAACAAGGTGATATAATCATTGCCTCGGATGACGAAACAGACGATGCAGGAGGATCCTTCATTCAGAAAGTTCTAGGAATATTAAGAATATACTATACACTGCTTGAATGTCTGAAGCGCATGGTTCTTGGAATCATGGCTGGTGCATACTCAAAAGGCCGGTGTTCAAGAACCCCCTCAATCACCTTACTCAGCATAACATCGTTTCAACTCTTTTTCATGATTCTCAAGAAGCCATTCATAAAGAAAAGGGTTCAGTTTGTGGAGATTGTATCAGTGTGCAGTGAAGTTGCTATTTTCGCTTTCTGCTTGGTTCTCTTGGATCATGACTATTCACCCAAAGACGAGAAAAACCTCGGGATCTCAATGCTCTCAGTATTCTTACTAGCTTTTGTAGTTCAAATGATCAACGAGTGGTTTGCCCTGTACAAACAGATAAAGCATTTCGATCCCACGACGAACTCTTTCTTCCAAGGTTTAACTACCTCTTTGATTGGTTTACTCTTACTTTTATTCCCTCATGGTTTTGTCAAGAATCTTGACAGTCGATTCCCTATATATAACCTCGGTGAAACGGGAGATACTACGTCCTCAGGCGGCATACGAGGGAGCTCCGGCAGCAGGAGCTCAAGCGATAAGTCACTGATGAGGCGTATAAGAGAATTGACACGGTCTAGCTTTAATAGAGAAGGAAACAAGGCTACTCCAAACGACCCCTCAACAAGTAAGACTAGATTGAGTGAATTGTGGAGAAGTAGCTCATCTGCTGCGTCTACATCTGCAGATTTCAGGTCAAAATCAAAGGGATTGTTCAAAGAGTTGGAAGACATTTTTGCATCAGATGATCAAAATGTGGCATCTCAATTCAGGAAATCTTAA
- the LOC142530922 gene encoding uncharacterized protein LOC142530922 isoform X3, with protein MDKDFCTDSAGNKFTRADNSSLLIHFDRRSVYVNMRTRIPERLLQIDEGTRAVMATNKIKNLKVYLYFMEPVMNSSAEILNTISTSQGLLVPITGKNFGKRRFGYQLTDIPEIAIITVSLYSNLVISRQGTPVAPVSPITFLYDSQRPTVRLNTKCSARTKERSIPILIEFSKPVFDFNSSHISISGGHLQSFEAMSRSIYIAHIQADTDVISVTILQNITTDVSGNKNTASNILQVRRYSVPLMSLVVSTFVNIAFAVTCLVAVILTVSTSSLLSIGAFSRPSSSLSSYPTRNIFRVAYHIQVFALSRWLAATLPVEYYEMSRALQWSIPYYNFPWERGDVQPVMVGSSSPMDRSTHGSVIHDSIIVENVQPVAGNPDSAAKVYGLPLTPLEYSAYFESMGIMPGVDSLLDPQNADGWKDFSRSMFWLAVIGGGLILLHALLLLVLKFKRKDVQKWSYGALVFPRFEIFLLMLSLPGFSGSSAAIIKGGTTSGIIVGVLILGLVAFLLLSLLLFLSIGIISGKLLQYKEVQQEDRKFHWYQELIRLALGPGKRGRWTWKNQPRSIYLIILGPLFEDLSGPPKYMVSQIEGGGSRKQGDIIIASDDETDDAGGSFIQKVLGILRIYYTLLECLKRMVLGIMAGAYSKGRCSRTPSITLLSITSFQLFFMILKKPFIKKRVQFVEIVSVCSEVAIFAFCLVLLDHDYSPKDEKNLGISMLSVFLLAFVVQMINEWFALYKQIKHFDPTTNSFFQGLTTSLIGLLLLLFPHGFVKNLDSRFPIYNLGETGDTTSSGGIRGSSGSRSSSDKSLMRRIRELTRSSFNREGNKATPNDPSTSKTRLSELWRSSSSAASTSADFRSKSKGLFKELEDIFASDDQNVASQFRKS; from the exons ATGGATAAAGATTTCTGTACAGACTCTGCAGGAAACAAATTTACAAGGGCAGATAATTCAAGTTTGCTCATACATTTTG ATAGAAGGAGTGTGTATGTAAATATGAGGACTCGTATACCGGAAAGACTGCTTCAGATTGACGAAGGAACTAGAGCAGTGATGGCAACTAACAAGATTAAGAACTTAAAGGTGTATCTGTACTTTATGGAACCTGTCATGAACTCGTCAGCTGAAATCTTGAACACCATCAGCACCAGTCAAGGGTTACTTGTTCCTATTACTGGGAAAAACTTCGGAAAACGGAGATTTGGTTATCAG CTGACAGATATACCAGAGATTGCCATTATCACGGTGAGCTTGTATTCAAACTTGGTGATAAGCAGACAGGGAACCCCCGTTGCTCCTGTATCTCCAATCACCTTCCTCTATG ATTCTCAAAGGCCTACTGTGAGGTTGAACACAAAGTGTTCTGCCCGGACGAAGGAAAGGAGCATTCCTATACTGATTGAGTTCTCAAAGCCTGTGTTTGACTTCAATTCTTCTCATATATCCATCTCTGGGGGGCATTTGCAAAG CTTCGAAGCGATGAGTAGAAGCATCTACATTGCGCATATACAAGCAGATACTGATGTTATATCAGTCACcatccttcaaaatataacGACTGACGTCTCAGGAAATAAAAATACAGCTTCTAATATACTACAAGTGAGGCGAT ATTCTGTACCTCTTATGTCTTTGGTGGTTTCCACCTTTGTGAATATCGCATTCGCAGTGACATGTTTAGTTGCTGTGATTCTCACTGTTTCAACTTCCAGTCTGCTATCCATAGGGGCATTCTCTAGACCAAGTTCTTCCTTATCCTCTTACCCCACTAGAAATATTTTT AGAGTTGCTTACCACATTCAAGTATTTGCGCTATCCAGATGGTTGGCGGCTACATTGCCAGTCGAATATTATGAAATGTCAAGAGCTTTGCAATGGAGTATACCTTACTACAATTTCCCATGGGAAAGGGGAGATGTTCAACCAGTCATGGTGGGGTCAAGTTCTCCCATGGATCGATCAACACATGGTTCTGTAATTCATGATTCGATAATCGTCGAGAATGTTCAACCAGTAGCAGGAAATCCAGATTCAGCTGCAAAGGTTTATGGCTTGCCACTGACTCCTCTAGAGTACAGTGCATATTTTGAG AGCATGGGTATCATGCCAGGAGTTGATTCCCTTTTAGATCCACAAAACGCGGATGG GTGGAAGGATTTCAGCAGAAGCATGTTTTGGCTAGCGGTAATTGGCGGCGGCTTGATACTGTTGCACGCCTTACTGCTCCTTGTTCTCAAATTTAAAAGGAAGGACGTGCAAAAATGGAGCTATGGAGcattggtttttccaagattcGAAATTTTTCTTCTCATGCTCTCACTACCAGGCTTTTCTGGATCCTCGGCAGCTATAATTAAAG GTGGAACAACCTCTGGTATAATTGTCGGCGTTCTGATATTGGGTTTAGTAGCTTTTCTGCTGTTATCTTTGCTCTTGTTCCTCTCCATTGGAATTATATCTGGAAAGCTGCTTCAATACAAAGAAGTACAACAAGAGGACCGGAAATTTCACTGGTATCAAGAGCTTATTCGACTAGCGCTAGGTCCAGGTAAAAGAGGCCGGTGGACATGGAAGAATCAACCCCGTTCAATTTATCTCATCATTCTAGGACCGTTATTCGAGGATCTGAGTGGCCCTCCCAAGTACATGGTCTCACAGATTGAGGGAGGTGGTTCAAGAAAACAAGGTGATATAATCATTGCCTCGGATGACGAAACAGACGATGCAGGAGGATCCTTCATTCAGAAAGTTCTAGGAATATTAAGAATATACTATACACTGCTTGAATGTCTGAAGCGCATGGTTCTTGGAATCATGGCTGGTGCATACTCAAAAGGCCGGTGTTCAAGAACCCCCTCAATCACCTTACTCAGCATAACATCGTTTCAACTCTTTTTCATGATTCTCAAGAAGCCATTCATAAAGAAAAGGGTTCAGTTTGTGGAGATTGTATCAGTGTGCAGTGAAGTTGCTATTTTCGCTTTCTGCTTGGTTCTCTTGGATCATGACTATTCACCCAAAGACGAGAAAAACCTCGGGATCTCAATGCTCTCAGTATTCTTACTAGCTTTTGTAGTTCAAATGATCAACGAGTGGTTTGCCCTGTACAAACAGATAAAGCATTTCGATCCCACGACGAACTCTTTCTTCCAAGGTTTAACTACCTCTTTGATTGGTTTACTCTTACTTTTATTCCCTCATGGTTTTGTCAAGAATCTTGACAGTCGATTCCCTATATATAACCTCGGTGAAACGGGAGATACTACGTCCTCAGGCGGCATACGAGGGAGCTCCGGCAGCAGGAGCTCAAGCGATAAGTCACTGATGAGGCGTATAAGAGAATTGACACGGTCTAGCTTTAATAGAGAAGGAAACAAGGCTACTCCAAACGACCCCTCAACAAGTAAGACTAGATTGAGTGAATTGTGGAGAAGTAGCTCATCTGCTGCGTCTACATCTGCAGATTTCAGGTCAAAATCAAAGGGATTGTTCAAAGAGTTGGAAGACATTTTTGCATCAGATGATCAAAATGTGGCATCTCAATTCAGGAAATCTTAA